A genomic stretch from Telopea speciosissima isolate NSW1024214 ecotype Mountain lineage chromosome 7, Tspe_v1, whole genome shotgun sequence includes:
- the LOC122669444 gene encoding dCTP pyrophosphatase 1-like yields MTEVSQGEGVTLEELKNKMADFARERDWDKFHSPRNLLLALVGEVGELSEIFQWKGEVPKGLPDWKEEEKDHLGEELSDVLLYLVRLSDICGVDLGKAALRKVELNAIKYPVKLCKSSSKKHTQIAATTTTTTTTDNEGESNKSCSEDV; encoded by the exons atgacagAGGTTTCACAAGGTGAGGGTGTTACGCTCGAGGAGCTGAAGAATAAAATGGCGGATTTTGCGAGAGAAAGAGACTGGGATAAGTTCCACAGCCCTAGAAATCTCCTTCTGGCTCTG GTGGGAGAAGTGGGAGAGTTATCTGAGATTTTCCAGTGGAAAGGAGAGGTACCAAAGGGTCTGCCAgattggaaagaagaagagaaagatcaCCTTGGGGAGGAACTTTCAGACGTTCTGCTATACCTCGTCAGGCTCAGTGATATCTGTGGAGTTGATCTCGGTAAAGCTGCCCTTCGTAAGGTTGAGCTTAACGCCATTAAGTACCCAGTTAAGCTCTGTAAGAGTTCTTCAAAGAAACACACCCAAATCGCcgccacaaccaccaccaccaccaccactgacAACGAAGGTGAAAGCAACAAGAGCTGCTCTGAAGACGTttga
- the LOC122669856 gene encoding uncharacterized protein LOC122669856 isoform X1, which yields MATIKLSTYLVSLTFTFILASFFIQGLATHVVLPHQQGASHSSPSQKELHLQARSGASEEAVWRKKNSRRLMIGSTAPICTYNECRGCKYKCKAEQIPVDANDPINSAYHYRCVCHR from the exons ATGGCCACCATTAAGCTTTCCACCTACTTAGTTTCACTTACCTTCACCTTCATTCTTGCATCATTCTTTATCCAAG GTCTTGCAACTCACGTAGTACTTCCTCATCAACAGGGGGCTTCCCATTCATCTCCATCACAGAAGGAATTGCATTTGCAGGCAAGAAGT GGTGCTAGTGAAGAAGCTGTGTGGAGGAAAAAGAATTCAAGGAGATTGATGATTGGATCTACAGCTCCAATCTGCACTTACAACGAATGCAGAGGGTGCAAGTACAAGTGTAAAGCTGAACAGATACCAGTAGATGCCAATGATCCTATCAACAGTGCTTATCACTACAGATGTGTATGCCACAGGTAA
- the LOC122669856 gene encoding uncharacterized protein LOC122669856 isoform X2, with product MATIKLSTYLVSLTFTFILASFFIQGLATHVVLPHQQGASHSSPSQKELHLQGASEEAVWRKKNSRRLMIGSTAPICTYNECRGCKYKCKAEQIPVDANDPINSAYHYRCVCHR from the exons ATGGCCACCATTAAGCTTTCCACCTACTTAGTTTCACTTACCTTCACCTTCATTCTTGCATCATTCTTTATCCAAG GTCTTGCAACTCACGTAGTACTTCCTCATCAACAGGGGGCTTCCCATTCATCTCCATCACAGAAGGAATTGCATTTGCAG GGTGCTAGTGAAGAAGCTGTGTGGAGGAAAAAGAATTCAAGGAGATTGATGATTGGATCTACAGCTCCAATCTGCACTTACAACGAATGCAGAGGGTGCAAGTACAAGTGTAAAGCTGAACAGATACCAGTAGATGCCAATGATCCTATCAACAGTGCTTATCACTACAGATGTGTATGCCACAGGTAA